In Camelus bactrianus isolate YW-2024 breed Bactrian camel chromosome 10, ASM4877302v1, whole genome shotgun sequence, a genomic segment contains:
- the CHST1 gene encoding carbohydrate sulfotransferase 1, with protein sequence MQCSWKAVLLLALASIAIQYTAIRTFTAKSFHTCPGLAEAGLAERLCEEGPTFAYNLSRKTHILILATTRSGSSFVGQLFNQHLDVFYLFEPLYHVQNTLIPRFTQGKSPADRRVMLGASRDLLRSLYDCDLYFLENYIKPPPVNHTTDRIFRRGASRVLCSRPVCDPPGSADLVLEEGDCVRKCGLLNLTVAAEACRERNHVAIKTVRVPEVNDLRALVEDPRLNLKVIQLVRDPRGILASRSETFRDTYRLWRLWYGTGRKPYNLDVTQLTTVCEDFSNSVSTGLMRPPWLKGKYMLVRYEDLARNPMKKTEEIYGFLGIPLDSHVARWIQNNTQGDPTLGKHKYGTVRNSAATAEKWRFRLSYDIVAFAQNACQRVLAQLGYKMATSEEELKNPSISLVEERDFRPFS encoded by the coding sequence ATGCAATGTTCCTGGAAGGCCGTCCTCCTCCTTGCCCTGGCCTCCATCGCCATCCAGTACACGGCCATCCGCACCTTCACGGCCAAGTCCTTCCACACCTGCCCTGGGCTGGCCGAGGCCGGGCTGGCGGAGCGGCTGTGCGAGGAGGGCCCCACCTTCGCCTATAACCTCTCCCGCAAGACCCACATCCTCATCCTGGCCACCACGCGCAGTGGCTCCTCCTTCGTGGGCCAGCTCTTTAACCAGCACCTGGACGTCTTCTACCTGTTTGAGCCCCTCTACCACGTCCAGAACACGCTCATCCCCCGCTTCACCCAGGGCAAGAGCCCCGCGGACCGGCGGGTCATGCTGGGCGCCAGCCGTGACCTCCTGAGAAGCCTCTACGACTGTGACCTCTACTTCCTGGAGAACTACATCAAGCCTCCGCCCGTCAACCACACCACCGACAGGATCTTCCGCCGTGGGGCCAGCCGGGTACTGTGCTCTCGCCCCGTGTGCGACCCTCCGGGCTCCGCGGATctggtcctggaggagggggactGCGTGCGCAAGTGCGGTCTGCTGAACTTGACGGTGGCCGCGGAGGCCTGTCGGGAGCGCAACCACGTGGCCATCAAGACAGTGCGGGTACCTGAGGTTAACGACTTGCGGGCCCTGGTTGAAGACCCCCGGTTAAACCTCAAGGTCATCCAGCTGGTCCGAGACCCGCGTGGCATCCTGGCTTCCCGCAGCGAGACCTTCCGCGACACGTACCGGCTCTGGCGGCTGTGGTACGGCACCGGGAGGAAGCCCTACAACCTGGACGTGACGCAGCTGACCACGGTGTGCGAGGACTTCTCCAACTCCGTGTCCACCGGCCTTATGCGCCCGCCGTGGCTCAAGGGCAAGTACATGTTGGTGCGCTACGAGGACCTGGCCAGGAACCCCATGAAGAAGACCGAGGAGATCTACGGTTTCCtgggcatccccctggacagccACGTGGCGCGCTGGATCCAGAACAACACGCAGGGAGACCCCACCTTGGGCAAGCACAAATACGGCACCGTGCGAAACTCGGCGGCCACAGCCGAGAAGTGGCGCTTCCGCCTCTCCTATGACATCGTGGCCTTTGCTCAGAACGCCTGTCAGCGGGTGCTGGCGCAGCTGGGCTATAAGATGGCCACCTCGGAGGAGGAGCTCAAGAACCCCTCCATCAGCCTGGTGGAGGAGCGGGACTTCCGCCCTTTCTCGTGA